The Pyrodictium delaneyi genome contains a region encoding:
- a CDS encoding DUF47 domain-containing protein, whose product MAEEYYDYDMERRRRQSLAEESLNEQLLGVTRALSDTITSMREIVIALANADDRKLKELHRKVKEAKERVESMKEDALTYLARLGDLLNTSTLYKDIFLSLTRVAQMTEGIAYRAYLLASNTNITSNTISELLTSIADSIQKEFDRLEVAIQALSSNPKKGYEEAQLVTSIEDEVDNLYRQLTYSMYRELRQDLVALMLLRDIVDMIEEVADTIRDAAENVKFLALYRVARH is encoded by the coding sequence GCCGAAGAGTACTATGACTATGATATGGAGAGAAGAAGACGACAATCGCTAGCTGAAGAAAGCCTAAATGAGCAATTGCTGGGTGTAACTCGTGCCCTCAGCGACACCATTACTAGTATGAGAGAGATTGTAATAGCGCTGGCCAATGCCGACGATAGAAAGCTAAAGGAGTTGCATAGGAAAGTGAAAGAGGCCAAAGAACGCGTGGAGTCTATGAAGGAGGACGCTCTAACTTACCTGGCCCGGCTCGGCGACTTGCTAAATACAAGTACACTCTATAAAGATATATTCCTAAGCTTAACGCGTGTGGCACAGATGACTGAAGGTATAGCCTATAGAGCATACCTCTTAGCATCTAATACTAACATCACTAGTAACACGATATCAGAGTTATTGACGTCAATAGCAGACAGTATCCAAAAAGAATTTGATAGACTCGAGGTAGCCATCCAAGCTCTCAGCTCCAATCCAAAGAAGGGATACGAAGAAGCACAGCTAGTTACAAGCATTGAAGATGAAGTCGACAACCTCTATCGCCAACTGACGTACTCCATGTACCGCGAATTGCGTCAGGACTTAGTAGCTTTGATGTTACTCAGAGATATCGTAGACATGATCGAGGAAGTGGCCGACACAATAAGAGATGCGGCAGAGAATGTTAAGTTCCTAGCGTTATACCGAGTAGCCCGACACTAG
- the endA gene encoding tRNA-intron lyase — protein MKFRGVLLGLRVIVFDVNQARELYRLGFYGKPLGIPKPKDAEFTAPLELGLVEAIYLAEKGLLSIVDGEGRELSTKDIASHARRFIPKFDIIYKVYKELRDKGYIVRSGLKYGADFAVYEKGPGIDHAPYLVHVIEADEEIDPLGIVRAGRLSHSVRKAFILAITGSGETPTRYLMFKWSKP, from the coding sequence ATGAAGTTTAGAGGCGTACTCCTAGGGCTACGCGTTATTGTGTTTGATGTAAATCAAGCTCGCGAACTCTACCGTCTAGGCTTCTACGGCAAGCCTCTAGGCATACCTAAGCCTAAAGATGCGGAGTTTACTGCTCCCCTAGAATTAGGGCTCGTAGAGGCCATATACCTTGCTGAAAAGGGATTACTATCTATAGTAGATGGAGAGGGAAGAGAACTTAGTACCAAGGATATAGCTTCGCATGCCCGCAGATTTATACCTAAATTTGACATAATCTACAAGGTGTACAAGGAGCTGCGGGATAAGGGCTACATTGTACGCTCAGGACTAAAATATGGTGCTGATTTTGCTGTTTATGAGAAGGGGCCTGGAATAGACCATGCACCTTATCTTGTACATGTGATAGAGGCTGACGAAGAGATAGATCCGCTGGGTATAGTTCGTGCTGGACGTCTTAGTCATAGTGTGCGTAAAGCATTCATACTAGCTATAACAGGATCTGGTGAGACGCCGACAAGGTACTTGATGTTTAAGTGGAGTAAGCCCTAA
- a CDS encoding class I SAM-dependent methyltransferase codes for MAKARRFSHRTRVTLWEAYARSTIEHRCLDPRTWATIISQIEGIKHIYGFMNKFMSLGFENRVRINAIDVIAKRLDNLSRQLIIVDVGSGPGDSLKAIWRRLTNSYIVAIDPSISLLSTACNNVLCDRVVGVAENLPIRRHGADIVTSFYASRDFQSLSDALASMISVTRRGLVIGDIFLPKHPVKKLLVKAWVCRIVPMLAMLLAGKYWKNYKGLCVTIKDWCDVQDVKTYLKQLSKRFGKQLIVESHSYVFGGLGYVAAFVEKESISGHNWS; via the coding sequence TTGGCAAAGGCTAGGAGGTTCAGTCACCGTACTAGGGTAACTTTATGGGAAGCATATGCTAGGTCTACTATTGAGCATCGATGTTTAGATCCACGCACATGGGCCACAATTATATCACAAATAGAGGGTATTAAACACATCTATGGATTCATGAATAAGTTTATGTCGCTTGGTTTCGAAAATAGAGTTAGAATTAATGCTATAGATGTTATAGCTAAAAGGCTTGATAATTTATCTAGACAGTTGATAATAGTTGATGTAGGAAGTGGGCCTGGTGACTCTCTTAAAGCAATATGGAGAAGGCTTACTAACAGCTATATAGTGGCCATAGATCCGTCGATTTCACTTCTAAGTACAGCATGTAATAATGTTTTATGTGACCGTGTAGTAGGAGTTGCAGAGAATCTACCTATACGGAGACATGGAGCAGATATAGTAACATCATTCTATGCTTCGCGCGACTTTCAGTCTCTCTCGGATGCATTGGCATCGATGATTAGTGTTACAAGGAGGGGACTCGTTATAGGTGATATTTTTCTACCGAAGCATCCGGTCAAGAAGCTACTTGTGAAGGCATGGGTATGCCGTATAGTTCCTATGCTAGCTATGCTATTAGCTGGAAAATATTGGAAAAACTACAAAGGATTGTGTGTTACAATAAAGGATTGGTGTGATGTACAAGATGTAAAGACATATCTTAAACAATTATCGAAAAGATTTGGTAAACAGCTTATTGTGGAATCTCATAGTTATGTGTTTGGAGGATTAGGGTATGTCGCTGCATTCGTCGAAAAGGAAAGTATTAGTGGGCATAACTGGAGCTAG
- a CDS encoding class I SAM-dependent methyltransferase, producing the protein MLAGIFGALPLAAIGSYDVPWVPTRRQLISQVLRIARVSKGDIFYDLGCGDGRVVIEAAKRGAKAVCIELRRELLESAIENAKKAGVYDKIEFINDDFFNVSLHRASVVYMYLLTRVNAALRPKLENELRIGARVITLDFAIPGWNPIHVEKYYVGGLVRTIYLYTKGVSDIKTQAYSLNK; encoded by the coding sequence ATGCTGGCCGGAATCTTTGGTGCCTTGCCACTAGCTGCCATAGGTTCTTACGATGTACCCTGGGTTCCTACACGCCGACAGCTAATAAGCCAAGTTTTACGTATAGCAAGAGTCAGCAAAGGCGACATTTTTTATGATCTTGGCTGCGGAGATGGCCGCGTAGTTATAGAGGCTGCCAAACGCGGAGCCAAGGCTGTATGTATCGAGCTCAGACGAGAACTCCTGGAGTCTGCTATAGAAAACGCCAAGAAGGCTGGCGTTTACGATAAAATCGAGTTCATTAATGATGATTTCTTCAATGTATCATTACACCGTGCTTCTGTAGTCTATATGTATCTGCTAACCCGTGTTAATGCAGCGTTGAGACCGAAACTTGAAAACGAGCTTAGAATCGGTGCACGCGTAATCACACTAGACTTCGCTATACCGGGATGGAATCCTATACACGTCGAGAAATACTATGTAGGAGGCTTAGTGCGCACCATTTACCTTTACACGAAAGGTGTAAGTGATATAAAAACCCAAGCATATAGTCTTAATAAATAA
- a CDS encoding UbiX family flavin prenyltransferase, which yields MGITGASGIIYGVRLAEILYNMSLLEAIIYTRSAERVAKEEMDRTLDDMLRIGDVKVYREDEIDAPYASSSRIPYGGMVIAPCSMRTLAAIANGLPDNLVTRAALSTLRLRRQLVLVIRETPLGIAELRNMLLAAENGAVILPASPGFYHKPKTIDDMVSFVVGKVLDVLGIEHNLYHRWRS from the coding sequence GTGGGCATAACTGGAGCTAGTGGAATAATCTACGGAGTACGGCTGGCCGAGATCTTATATAACATGAGCCTCCTTGAGGCGATCATCTACACGCGAAGTGCTGAACGTGTAGCTAAGGAAGAAATGGATAGAACCCTAGATGATATGCTAAGAATAGGGGATGTAAAGGTTTATCGTGAAGATGAAATAGATGCGCCTTATGCCAGTAGCAGTCGTATACCGTATGGGGGTATGGTAATTGCGCCTTGCAGTATGCGTACACTTGCTGCAATAGCTAATGGCCTGCCGGATAATCTAGTAACACGTGCAGCCCTCTCCACATTAAGGCTAAGGCGGCAATTAGTGCTAGTAATTAGGGAAACACCGCTTGGTATTGCAGAGCTGCGTAACATGCTATTGGCGGCAGAAAATGGTGCAGTAATACTGCCAGCATCCCCAGGATTCTATCATAAGCCTAAGACTATAGATGATATGGTATCATTCGTTGTAGGCAAAGTTCTTGACGTGCTTGGTATAGAGCATAACCTTTACCATAGGTGGCGTAGCTGA